A stretch of the Ictidomys tridecemlineatus isolate mIctTri1 chromosome 5, mIctTri1.hap1, whole genome shotgun sequence genome encodes the following:
- the Cstf1 gene encoding cleavage stimulation factor subunit 1, protein MYRTKVGLKDRQQLYKLIISQLLYDGYISIANGLINEIKPQSVCAPSEQLLHLIKLGMENDDTAVQYAIGRSDTVAPGTGIDLEFDADVQTMSPEASEYETCYVTSHKGPCRVATYSRDGQLIATGSADASIKILDTERMLAKSAMPIEVMMNETAQQNMENHPVIRTLYDHVDEVTCLAFHPTEQILASGSRDYTLKLFDYSKPSAKRAFKYIQEAEMLRSISFHPSGDFILVGTQHPTLRLYDINTFQCFVSCNPQDQHTDAICSVNYNPSANMYVTGSKDGCIKLWDGVSNRCITTFEKAHDGAEVCSAIFSKNSKYILSSGKDSVAKLWEISTGRTLVRYTGAGLSGRQVHRTQAVFNHTEDYVLLPDERTISLCCWDSRTAERRNLLSLGHNNIVRCIVHSPTNPGFMTCSDDFRARFWYRRSTTD, encoded by the exons ATGTACAGAACCAAAGTGGGCTTGAAGGACCGCCAGCAGCTCTACAAGCTGATCATTAGCCAGCTGCTCTATGATGGCTATATCAGCATTGCTAATGGCCTCATAAATGAAATCAAGCCTCAATCTGTCTGCGCACCCTCGGAGCAGCTCCTGCATCTCATCAAACTAG GAATGGAAAACGATGACACAGCGGTTCAGTATGCAATTGGTCGATCAGATACAGTTGCCCCTGGCACCGGGATTGACTTGGAGTTTGATGCAGATGTTCAGACAATGTCCCCAGAGGCTTCTGAATATGAAACATGCTATGTCACATCCCATAAAGGACCATGCCGTGTAGCTACCTATAGTAGAGATGGGCAGTTGATAGCTACTGGATCTGCTGATGCTTCCATAAAGATACTCGACACAGAAAGAATGTTGGCCAAAAGTGCTATGCCAATAGAG gtcATGATGAATGAGACTGCACAGCAGAACATGGAAAACCACCCAGTCATTCGAACACTCTATGATCACGTGGATGAAGTCACATGTCTCGCTTTCCACCCAACAGAACAGATCCTGGCATCTGGTTCAAGGGATTACACCcttaaattatttgattattcCAAGCCATCTGCAAAAAGAGCCTTCAAATACATTCAG GAAGCTGAAATGTTGCGCTCCATCTCTTTTCATCCTTCGGGAGACTTTATACTTGTTGGAACTCAGCACCCAACTCTTCGCCTTTATGATATCAACACCTTTCAGTGTTTTGTCTCTTGCAATCCTCAAGATCAGCATACTGATGCTATATGTTCTGTCAATTACAATCCCAGTGCCAATATGTATGTAACTGGTAGCAAGGATGGCTGCATCAAATTATGGGATGGTGTTTCAAATCGATGCATCACAACTTTTGAAAAAGCACATGATGGAGCCGAAGTCTGTTCTgccattttttccaaaaattctaaATACATTCTTTCAAGTGGAAAAGACTCTGTAGCTAAACTTTGGGAAATATCAACAGGACGAACACTGGTCAGATATACGG GTGCGGGTCTGAGTGGACGGCAGGTGCACCGGACACAGGCTGTCTTTAACCACACGGAGGACTATGTGTTGCTGCCTGATGAAAGGACGATCAGCCTCTGCTGCTGGGACTCCAGGACAGCTGAGCGGAGGAACCTGCTGTCTTTGGGGCACAACAACATTGTACGCTGTATAGTACACTCACCCACCAACCCCGGATTTATGACATGCAGTGACGACTTCAGAGCCCGGTTTTGGTACCGGAGATCAACCACCGACTGA